The following proteins are co-located in the Synechococcus sp. PROS-U-1 genome:
- the urtA gene encoding urea ABC transporter substrate-binding protein, translating into MISSLSKRVLAGFAATAVGVTMTACGGGGDSSGGDFDGEIKVGILHSLSGTMAISETTLKEVEEMAIKEINDAGGVKIDDKSYKITYVSEDGASDWPTFAEKSQKLIDADKVAVVFGGWTSASRKAMLPVYEAKDHFLFYPIQYEGQECSKNIFYTGAVPNQQAEPAVDWLFDTFADKYGKKVYLVGSDYVYPRTANTIIKEQVKSLGGETVGEDYIPLGNTEVAPIIAKIKKEFPDGGIIINTLNGDSNVALFKQFKAAGITPDKYPIMSFSIAEEEIRQIGPDYVGGTYAAWNYFMSLGTEASNTFNEAFIEMYGDDRVTNDPMESAYNMVYLWKAAVEKAGTYEDLDAVRDAMIGIKMDAPQGPIEMYPNHHISQTVRIGEAKDDGQFEILWDSKTPVAPITWNQYVPETKGFACDWTLDRPDAGKFKM; encoded by the coding sequence ATGATTAGTTCACTTTCAAAGCGAGTCCTTGCTGGCTTTGCTGCAACAGCTGTTGGCGTCACCATGACGGCCTGCGGTGGCGGCGGTGATTCTTCCGGTGGCGATTTCGACGGCGAAATCAAGGTGGGCATCCTCCACTCCCTGAGTGGAACCATGGCGATCTCCGAAACCACCCTCAAAGAGGTTGAGGAGATGGCAATCAAGGAGATCAATGACGCAGGCGGCGTCAAAATCGACGACAAGTCTTACAAGATCACCTACGTCTCTGAAGACGGTGCTTCTGATTGGCCCACTTTCGCTGAGAAATCTCAGAAGCTGATCGACGCCGACAAGGTTGCCGTGGTGTTCGGTGGCTGGACCTCAGCCAGCCGTAAGGCCATGCTTCCCGTCTACGAAGCCAAGGACCACTTCCTTTTCTACCCCATCCAGTACGAGGGTCAGGAGTGTTCCAAGAACATCTTCTACACCGGTGCTGTTCCCAACCAGCAGGCTGAGCCTGCTGTTGATTGGTTGTTCGATACCTTTGCTGACAAGTACGGCAAAAAGGTTTATCTCGTCGGATCTGACTACGTCTATCCGCGTACCGCAAATACCATCATCAAAGAGCAGGTCAAGAGCCTGGGTGGTGAAACGGTTGGAGAGGACTACATCCCCCTGGGTAACACTGAAGTTGCTCCGATCATCGCCAAGATCAAGAAGGAGTTCCCTGATGGCGGCATCATCATCAACACCCTGAACGGTGACTCCAACGTTGCTCTGTTCAAGCAGTTCAAGGCAGCTGGCATCACTCCGGACAAGTATCCGATCATGTCCTTCTCCATCGCGGAAGAAGAGATTCGCCAGATCGGCCCTGACTACGTCGGCGGCACCTATGCGGCTTGGAACTATTTCATGTCGCTTGGAACAGAAGCTTCCAACACCTTCAATGAAGCTTTCATTGAGATGTATGGCGACGATCGGGTGACCAACGACCCGATGGAATCCGCTTACAACATGGTCTACCTCTGGAAGGCTGCTGTTGAGAAGGCTGGTACCTATGAGGATCTGGATGCCGTTCGCGATGCCATGATCGGCATCAAGATGGATGCACCTCAAGGTCCCATCGAGATGTATCCCAACCACCACATCTCTCAGACCGTTCGCATCGGTGAAGCCAAGGATGATGGCCAGTTTGAAATCCTCTGGGATAGCAAAACTCCCGTTGCTCCGATCACCTGGAACCAGTACGTTCCTGAGACCAAGGGCTTTGCATGCGACTGGACTCTGGATCGTCCGGATGCTGGTAAGTTCAAGATGTGA
- the ureG gene encoding urease accessory protein UreG has translation MSSKLRLGVAGPVGSGKTALVEALCRRLRDDLQLAVVTNDIYTQEDAQFLTRAGALDPERIRGVETGGCPHTAIREDCSINRAAVAELEAQFPDLDLVLVESGGDNLAASFSPELVDLCIYVIDVAAGDKIPRKGGPGITRSDLLVINKIDLAPQVGADLAVMEQDTRRMRGDRPWCFTNLHNGQGLEKVVDFLLQQLPN, from the coding sequence ATGAGCAGCAAACTGCGCCTGGGGGTGGCGGGTCCTGTGGGATCCGGCAAGACCGCACTGGTGGAGGCGCTCTGTCGCCGCTTGCGCGACGACCTGCAGCTCGCGGTGGTCACCAATGACATTTACACCCAGGAGGATGCCCAGTTCCTCACCCGTGCCGGTGCCCTGGATCCAGAGCGGATCCGTGGGGTGGAGACCGGTGGTTGCCCTCACACGGCGATCCGCGAAGACTGCTCGATCAACAGAGCCGCTGTGGCAGAGCTGGAGGCGCAATTTCCTGATCTTGATCTTGTTCTTGTTGAGAGTGGCGGCGACAACCTGGCGGCGAGCTTCAGCCCTGAGTTGGTGGATCTCTGCATTTATGTGATCGACGTTGCGGCTGGCGACAAGATCCCCCGCAAGGGAGGGCCAGGCATCACGCGCTCGGATTTGCTGGTGATCAACAAGATTGATCTGGCTCCTCAGGTCGGTGCCGACCTTGCGGTGATGGAACAGGACACCCGGCGGATGCGCGGAGATAGGCCGTGGTGTTTCACCAACCTCCATAACGGTCAGGGATTGGAGAAGGTGGTGGACTTCTTGTTGCAACAGCTACCGAACTAA
- a CDS encoding urease accessory protein UreF, translating into MTSLALLQLVSPALPVGAFSYSEGLEVLIQAGSIADEQAVQAWLEAELQWGAVRLEAAALRPLAEALVGWSTQADGAAKARLLDLDAWLLATREAAELRAQQRQMGMSLLQLMSDMGQDLPEPVPLSWPAAWAWAAVGLSVPANDMVEGYLYGWVANQLSAAVRLLPLGPSRAQVLQRRLLPMIASQALLLQAADPQQLWSSGVGAGMAQLAHAELYSRLFRS; encoded by the coding sequence ATGACATCCCTGGCGTTGTTGCAATTGGTCAGCCCGGCGTTGCCCGTTGGTGCCTTCAGCTACTCAGAGGGTCTGGAGGTGCTGATCCAGGCTGGCTCCATCGCTGATGAGCAGGCCGTTCAGGCTTGGTTGGAGGCTGAGCTGCAGTGGGGCGCGGTGCGACTGGAGGCCGCTGCCTTGAGGCCCCTTGCAGAGGCGTTGGTGGGGTGGTCAACCCAGGCGGATGGCGCGGCCAAAGCGCGCCTTCTCGATCTGGATGCCTGGTTGTTGGCCACCCGTGAAGCGGCAGAGCTTCGTGCGCAACAGCGTCAGATGGGGATGTCGCTGCTGCAGTTGATGTCTGACATGGGACAGGACCTGCCTGAACCCGTTCCCTTGAGCTGGCCAGCGGCCTGGGCCTGGGCCGCTGTGGGCTTGTCGGTTCCAGCTAACGACATGGTGGAGGGGTACCTCTACGGCTGGGTCGCCAATCAGCTCAGTGCAGCGGTACGGCTGCTGCCGTTAGGTCCGTCCCGAGCGCAGGTTCTTCAACGGCGTCTGCTGCCGATGATTGCGTCGCAAGCGCTGTTGCTCCAGGCGGCCGATCCGCAGCAGCTCTGGAGCAGTGGCGTTGGTGCGGGCATGGCGCAGCTTGCCCATGCTGAGCTGTATTCACGCCTATTTCGAAGCTGA
- the ureE gene encoding urease accessory protein UreE, with translation MTDAVVVLEQRLQNSSATATLHLPLTAEERTVLRGRRTTSCGRPVLLQLPRVGSLQPGDLLGDQSGLTVVEVTAAPEALLRVQGSHPLELLQAAYHLGNRHVALELHEQELLLPDDSVLATMLEGRGLTVSRCLQPFAPEGGAYGGHQHG, from the coding sequence GTGACGGATGCGGTGGTCGTGCTGGAGCAGCGCCTGCAGAACAGCAGTGCCACGGCAACCCTGCACTTGCCTTTGACAGCCGAAGAGCGCACGGTGCTGCGCGGTCGTCGGACCACCTCCTGCGGTCGTCCGGTGCTGCTTCAGTTGCCCCGTGTGGGATCTCTGCAACCTGGTGATCTGCTGGGGGATCAGTCCGGTTTGACCGTTGTGGAGGTGACGGCAGCCCCGGAAGCGCTGTTGCGGGTGCAGGGGTCGCATCCCCTGGAGCTGTTGCAGGCGGCATATCACCTGGGCAATCGCCATGTCGCTCTTGAGCTGCATGAGCAGGAGCTGTTGCTTCCAGACGATTCCGTGCTGGCCACGATGCTGGAAGGGCGCGGTTTGACGGTCAGTCGCTGCCTACAGCCGTTTGCTCCCGAAGGTGGTGCCTATGGGGGGCATCAGCACGGATGA
- a CDS encoding urease accessory protein UreD, whose protein sequence is MQRLDPWHGRCDLQFHATNGSTRHQGGCTAPFKLLRSERGDDGRCELPVLHTAGGLVGGDQLSLDIKLEASSRGLITSVAAQKVYGSIGRSRLQPEGCFAHQQVRCSLANGSDLEWLPQELVLYADALFEQELTVTLPEDASFLSAEIVRLGRTAAGETLQQGRWRSHLTIQRVAASSSTWELADRVELGGASLDSPHGLGGAPVFGTLVWAAPMAMGAKTTEKLLEGARADREGLTGTMRCGTLDQGLIARYSGTSSRDARFWFSRIWERTRRLRGLTTPRIPRVWPLQEQPLRRQTSTVNAFEAAAETH, encoded by the coding sequence ATGCAACGTCTTGATCCTTGGCACGGCCGCTGCGACCTGCAGTTTCATGCCACCAACGGCAGCACCCGACACCAGGGGGGCTGCACGGCTCCGTTCAAGCTGCTTCGCAGCGAACGCGGTGATGACGGACGCTGCGAGCTGCCGGTGCTGCACACCGCTGGAGGCCTGGTGGGCGGCGATCAACTCAGCCTCGACATCAAGCTTGAAGCCAGCAGCCGCGGCCTGATCACCAGCGTGGCGGCGCAGAAGGTTTACGGGTCGATCGGCCGCAGCCGCCTGCAACCCGAGGGTTGCTTTGCCCATCAACAGGTGCGCTGCTCGCTGGCCAACGGCAGTGATCTCGAATGGCTGCCGCAGGAACTGGTGCTATACGCCGATGCCTTGTTCGAGCAGGAGCTGACGGTGACCCTGCCCGAGGACGCCTCCTTTCTCAGCGCAGAAATCGTGCGCTTGGGTCGAACCGCCGCCGGCGAAACCCTCCAGCAGGGACGCTGGCGGTCGCACCTCACCATTCAGCGCGTCGCGGCCAGCAGCTCAACCTGGGAGCTGGCGGATCGCGTGGAACTGGGCGGCGCCAGCCTGGACAGCCCGCACGGGTTAGGAGGCGCCCCTGTGTTCGGCACGCTGGTCTGGGCCGCGCCGATGGCCATGGGCGCCAAAACAACAGAAAAACTGCTGGAAGGAGCAAGGGCCGACCGAGAGGGACTGACGGGCACGATGCGCTGCGGCACCCTCGATCAGGGATTAATCGCGCGCTATTCCGGCACTTCCAGCCGCGATGCCCGCTTCTGGTTCAGCCGAATCTGGGAGCGCACACGAAGGCTCCGGGGCCTGACAACACCTCGCATCCCCAGGGTCTGGCCCCTGCAGGAGCAGCCTCTGCGCCGACAAACGTCCACCGTGAACGCTTTCGAGGCTGCAGCAGAGACACACTGA
- a CDS encoding urease subunit gamma, producing the protein MHLSPQEKDKLLIVTAALLAERRLNRGLKLNHPEAVAWLSFLVLEGARDGKSVAELMQEGTTWLQRDQVMEGVPELVHEVQIEAVFPDGTKLVTLHDPIR; encoded by the coding sequence ATGCATCTCAGTCCCCAGGAAAAGGACAAACTCCTGATCGTGACCGCGGCACTGCTTGCCGAGCGGCGCTTGAACCGCGGCCTCAAGCTCAACCACCCCGAAGCGGTGGCCTGGCTCAGTTTTCTGGTGTTGGAAGGCGCCCGTGACGGCAAGAGCGTGGCGGAGCTGATGCAGGAGGGCACCACCTGGCTGCAGCGCGACCAGGTGATGGAGGGCGTACCCGAGCTCGTCCATGAGGTGCAGATCGAGGCCGTCTTCCCCGATGGCACCAAGCTCGTCACCCTGCATGACCCGATTCGCTGA
- a CDS encoding urease subunit beta, with protein sequence MAPLIPGELLPEPGELELNAGRPVTTVSVSNSGDRPVQVGSHFHFAEANAALQFDRAAARGQRLDIPAGTAIRFEPGDSRDVNLIPFAGARRVIGFNGQINGPLDA encoded by the coding sequence ATGGCACCTCTCATTCCAGGCGAACTGCTTCCCGAACCGGGTGAACTCGAACTGAATGCAGGCCGACCCGTCACCACGGTGAGCGTCTCCAACAGTGGGGATCGCCCTGTGCAAGTGGGCTCCCATTTCCATTTCGCCGAAGCCAACGCCGCCCTGCAGTTCGACCGGGCCGCAGCCCGCGGTCAACGGCTCGACATCCCCGCCGGCACGGCCATCCGCTTTGAACCCGGCGACAGCCGCGACGTGAACCTGATTCCCTTCGCCGGTGCGCGACGCGTCATCGGCTTCAACGGCCAGATCAACGGACCCCTCGACGCCTGA
- the ureC gene encoding urease subunit alpha: MPYRISRQAYAETYGPTTGDRVRLADTELILEVEKDFTVYGDEVKFGGGKVIRDGMGQSQTPRAEGAVDTVITNALILDWWGIVKADVGLKDGRIVGIGKAGNPDTQEGVTIVVGPGTEAIAGEGHILTAGGIDTHIHFICPQQIETALASGVTTLMGGGTGPATGTNATTCTPGAFHIGRMLQAAEGLPVNLGFFGKGNASTPEALEEQVRAGACGLKLHEDWGTTPATIDACLSVADRMDVQVCIHTDTLNEAGFVEDTIAAIKGRTIHTFHTEGAGGGHAPDIIKICGEANVLPSSTNPTRPYTRNTLEEHLDMLMVCHHLDPKIPEDVAFAESRIRRETIAAEDILHDLGAFSIIASDSQAMGRVGEVITRTFQTAHKMKVQRGALPEDSSRNDNHRLKRYIAKVTINPALAHGISSEVGSIETGKLADLVLWKPGFFGIRPELVIKGGSIVWAQMGDANASIPTPGPVHGRPMFGAFGKALAPSCLTFVSEAAMDADIQRQLGLERTCMAVKDTRSVGKSALKLNSALPKMSVDPQTYEVFADGELLTCEPADVLPLAQRYLLL; encoded by the coding sequence ATGCCCTACCGCATCTCCCGCCAGGCCTACGCCGAGACCTACGGACCCACCACCGGCGACCGGGTTCGCCTGGCCGACACCGAGCTGATCCTCGAAGTCGAGAAGGATTTCACCGTGTACGGCGACGAGGTGAAGTTCGGCGGCGGCAAGGTGATTCGCGATGGCATGGGCCAGTCCCAGACCCCTCGAGCCGAGGGCGCCGTCGACACGGTGATCACCAATGCTCTGATCCTGGATTGGTGGGGCATCGTCAAAGCCGATGTCGGACTGAAAGACGGTCGGATCGTGGGCATCGGCAAAGCCGGCAACCCCGACACCCAGGAAGGGGTGACCATCGTGGTGGGCCCCGGCACCGAAGCGATCGCTGGGGAAGGTCACATCCTCACGGCCGGTGGCATCGACACCCACATCCACTTCATCTGCCCCCAGCAGATCGAAACAGCTCTGGCCAGTGGCGTCACCACCCTGATGGGAGGCGGCACCGGACCAGCCACCGGCACCAACGCCACCACCTGCACCCCTGGCGCCTTCCACATCGGGCGAATGCTCCAGGCCGCTGAAGGCCTGCCGGTGAATCTGGGCTTCTTCGGCAAGGGCAACGCCAGCACCCCTGAAGCTTTGGAAGAACAGGTGCGCGCCGGCGCCTGCGGCTTGAAGCTGCATGAAGACTGGGGCACCACACCCGCAACGATCGATGCCTGCCTGTCGGTGGCCGACCGGATGGATGTGCAGGTGTGCATCCACACCGACACCTTGAATGAAGCCGGCTTCGTGGAAGACACGATCGCCGCCATCAAGGGACGCACCATTCACACCTTCCACACCGAAGGTGCCGGCGGCGGCCATGCACCGGACATCATCAAGATCTGCGGCGAAGCGAATGTGCTGCCAAGCAGCACCAACCCCACCCGGCCCTACACCCGCAACACGCTCGAGGAGCACCTCGACATGCTGATGGTGTGCCACCACCTCGATCCGAAGATCCCGGAAGACGTGGCGTTCGCCGAATCCCGCATCCGACGAGAGACGATCGCGGCCGAAGACATCCTTCACGACCTCGGCGCCTTCTCGATCATCGCCAGCGACTCCCAGGCCATGGGGCGCGTGGGCGAAGTGATCACACGCACCTTCCAGACCGCCCACAAGATGAAGGTGCAGCGCGGTGCGCTCCCGGAAGACTCCAGCCGCAACGACAACCACCGCCTCAAGCGCTATATCGCCAAGGTGACGATCAACCCCGCTCTCGCCCATGGCATCAGCAGCGAGGTGGGCTCGATCGAAACCGGCAAGCTCGCCGATCTCGTGCTGTGGAAGCCGGGCTTCTTTGGCATTCGCCCTGAACTGGTGATCAAGGGCGGTTCGATCGTGTGGGCCCAGATGGGCGATGCCAACGCCTCCATTCCCACCCCCGGCCCCGTGCACGGCAGGCCCATGTTCGGCGCCTTTGGCAAAGCCTTGGCTCCCAGCTGCCTCACCTTCGTGAGCGAAGCAGCAATGGATGCTGATATTCAACGCCAGCTGGGTCTGGAACGCACCTGCATGGCCGTGAAGGACACCCGCAGCGTGGGCAAAAGCGCTCTCAAACTCAACTCCGCCCTGCCGAAGATGAGCGTGGACCCGCAGACCTATGAGGTGTTCGCCGACGGTGAACTGCTCACCTGCGAGCCCGCCGACGTGCTGCCCCTCGCCCAGCGCTACCTGCTGCTTTGA
- a CDS encoding type 1 glutamine amidotransferase — protein sequence MSTTLLVIQHVDHEGPELVGQLARERGMDLQTLRPDRSDCLPNPSECPNSIALVLGGPMGVNERHQPDLHWLQTELNWLMAWHRQSRPVLGICLGAQLLAVAAGGCVKPLQVGAPPQQLKELGLGAIHWVADPTHEALLQGQPSGSLALHWHGDRIHLPADATLLGSSLHCAEQVFRIGDHAIGLQCHLEINGDALQRWIANDHTYVMSALGPEGPERLMREWRWLGDELQEQGRHFFNAALDQLQDCCMIQ from the coding sequence TTGAGCACCACGCTGCTGGTGATCCAGCACGTTGACCACGAAGGGCCCGAACTGGTGGGACAACTGGCGCGGGAACGGGGAATGGACCTCCAGACCCTGCGGCCGGACCGTAGCGACTGCCTGCCGAACCCAAGCGAATGCCCGAACAGCATCGCGCTGGTGCTGGGGGGACCAATGGGCGTGAACGAACGGCATCAACCAGACCTGCACTGGCTCCAAACCGAGCTGAACTGGCTGATGGCTTGGCACCGGCAGAGCCGACCTGTACTGGGCATCTGCCTGGGGGCTCAGCTCTTGGCTGTTGCTGCAGGTGGCTGCGTCAAACCCCTGCAGGTTGGAGCACCACCGCAGCAGCTCAAGGAACTGGGACTGGGCGCAATCCACTGGGTCGCTGATCCGACCCATGAGGCCCTACTGCAGGGACAACCGAGCGGCAGCTTGGCGCTGCATTGGCATGGCGATCGCATCCACCTGCCAGCCGATGCAACCCTGCTGGGTTCCTCGCTGCACTGTGCGGAACAGGTGTTTCGAATCGGCGATCACGCCATTGGCCTGCAATGCCATCTCGAGATCAACGGAGATGCACTGCAACGCTGGATCGCCAACGACCACACCTATGTGATGAGTGCCCTTGGGCCTGAAGGGCCCGAACGCCTGATGCGGGAGTGGCGCTGGCTAGGAGACGAGCTGCAGGAGCAAGGTCGACACTTTTTCAATGCTGCACTCGATCAACTGCAGGACTGCTGCATGATTCAGTGA
- a CDS encoding DUF4278 domain-containing protein translates to MTTLLYRGHQYQQSNATEGKPGVQLVYRRNVYQARQINSHRTPVQLVYRGVGYTR, encoded by the coding sequence ATGACCACCCTTCTCTATCGCGGGCATCAGTACCAGCAAAGCAACGCCACTGAGGGCAAACCTGGTGTGCAGCTGGTCTACCGCCGCAACGTGTACCAAGCCCGTCAGATCAACAGCCACCGCACTCCGGTGCAGCTCGTTTACCGCGGGGTGGGCTACACGCGCTAG
- a CDS encoding DUF1028 domain-containing protein, with product MTFSILARDPNNGRFGVAVATCHLAVGSTVPHIRAGVGAVATQAHTNPYLGICGLERLEQSSDAESVLASLLADDQHRDRRQFHLIDLDGRTACWTGQDCGAWAGHRHRRDLSVAGNCLVDDGVVEAMEQAYLTSDPSWKLGRRLMAALQAGEAAGGDHRSDFCTSAAVQVSGEAAFPLLDLRVDFHERAVEQLMEVYERSQALWAQEWRDELSELPMLNRLVA from the coding sequence GTGACTTTTTCGATCCTGGCCCGTGATCCCAACAACGGCCGCTTTGGCGTGGCTGTTGCCACCTGTCATCTGGCCGTTGGATCCACCGTGCCCCACATCCGCGCCGGAGTTGGCGCTGTGGCGACCCAGGCCCACACCAATCCCTATCTGGGGATCTGTGGCCTTGAACGCCTGGAGCAGAGTTCGGATGCCGAGAGTGTTCTGGCCAGCCTTCTGGCGGATGATCAGCATCGTGACCGGCGTCAGTTTCACCTGATCGATCTGGATGGTCGAACGGCCTGTTGGACGGGGCAGGATTGCGGGGCTTGGGCTGGGCACCGCCATCGGCGTGACCTGTCTGTCGCCGGAAATTGTTTAGTGGACGATGGTGTTGTGGAGGCGATGGAGCAGGCGTATCTCACCAGCGATCCCAGCTGGAAACTTGGTCGTCGCCTGATGGCTGCCCTGCAGGCTGGGGAGGCTGCTGGAGGCGATCACCGCTCCGATTTCTGCACTTCAGCAGCGGTACAGGTGAGTGGTGAAGCTGCCTTTCCGTTGTTGGACCTACGGGTTGATTTCCATGAGCGTGCGGTGGAGCAGTTGATGGAGGTGTATGAGCGCAGCCAGGCCCTTTGGGCTCAGGAGTGGAGGGACGAACTGTCGGAATTGCCAATGCTGAACCGTCTGGTGGCGTAG
- a CDS encoding Zn-dependent hydrolase: protein MVGSIQQLASIGSKPDGSVCRRGFSAEDVQGRELLASWMKQLGMQVRVDAAGNLIGRLDGLEPHRPALVTGSHLDTVPTGGRFDGALGVLAGLEACRALQDKGMRLRHGIELIAFADEESTMVGCKGLAGTASTDPESYATSNGQPIQENLARIGGHWPSLASARRSDEAYAAFLELHVEQGGVLEQRGDAIGVVEGVVGQRRFSINVQGQANHAGTTPMGLRQDALVAASRIVLAVEAMASSHPGDPVATVGRLEVWPNAANVVPGAVSLTVDLRDVDRRVLDQLVEELMQQVESIGAETGCPISVDPQFSVDPTPADAVVMATIAEAAADLGLSHSHLPSRASHDAQEVGRRWPMGMIFVPSRGGLSHSAAEFTSDEQCWAGTAVLLETLLRLDRQLP from the coding sequence TTGGTCGGATCAATTCAGCAGCTGGCCAGCATTGGTTCCAAGCCGGATGGCAGCGTCTGTCGACGGGGGTTTTCGGCTGAAGACGTCCAGGGCCGTGAGTTGCTGGCCAGTTGGATGAAGCAGCTGGGCATGCAGGTTCGTGTTGATGCCGCTGGCAATTTGATCGGGCGTCTTGACGGCCTCGAGCCACATCGTCCTGCTTTGGTGACCGGGTCACACCTCGACACCGTTCCCACAGGCGGACGTTTCGATGGAGCCTTGGGTGTTCTTGCAGGTCTCGAAGCTTGCCGAGCTCTTCAAGACAAGGGCATGCGGCTGCGGCATGGAATCGAGTTGATCGCCTTTGCCGACGAGGAGTCGACCATGGTGGGTTGCAAGGGTTTGGCGGGCACGGCCTCCACTGATCCGGAGAGTTACGCCACCAGCAATGGCCAGCCGATTCAGGAGAACCTGGCACGCATCGGGGGGCATTGGCCGTCATTGGCCTCCGCCCGCCGCTCCGATGAGGCTTACGCCGCTTTCCTGGAATTGCATGTTGAGCAGGGCGGTGTTCTCGAGCAACGCGGTGATGCCATCGGTGTTGTGGAGGGTGTCGTCGGTCAGCGCCGGTTCAGCATCAATGTGCAGGGACAGGCCAACCATGCCGGCACTACACCGATGGGTCTGCGACAGGACGCCCTCGTGGCGGCGTCGCGCATTGTTCTCGCTGTCGAGGCCATGGCCTCCAGTCATCCAGGAGATCCTGTGGCGACGGTGGGCCGTCTTGAGGTTTGGCCCAATGCCGCCAACGTCGTCCCTGGTGCTGTCTCCCTGACAGTTGATTTAAGGGATGTGGATCGACGTGTGCTCGATCAATTGGTGGAGGAGTTGATGCAGCAGGTCGAAAGCATCGGTGCTGAAACGGGCTGCCCGATTTCGGTGGACCCACAGTTCAGTGTTGATCCCACCCCTGCTGATGCTGTGGTGATGGCGACGATTGCAGAAGCCGCTGCCGACCTCGGTCTGTCCCACAGCCATCTCCCCAGCCGCGCCAGCCATGATGCGCAGGAAGTCGGTCGCCGTTGGCCGATGGGCATGATCTTTGTCCCCAGCCGGGGTGGTTTGAGTCATTCCGCTGCGGAGTTCACCAGCGATGAACAGTGCTGGGCGGGCACTGCGGTGCTGCTCGAAACGTTGCTGCGGCTTGACCGTCAGCTGCCGTGA